The Dreissena polymorpha isolate Duluth1 chromosome 2, UMN_Dpol_1.0, whole genome shotgun sequence nucleotide sequence aacttaaatttttattgacattaattttgcgtatttgtttctatattgaataattttatgCTTAATACATTTAATTTTCACATAATTCTGTTCATAATAATGGTTTGCAGTCATTATCCAGTACATTTACCAATCATTCTACACACTGAAACATTAAGGATTTATTTTCTCAGCCACACAGAAAACCTCATCCACCCAGCTCTGGACGTGCCAGCAGTCGCACATCACGTCTGCGACATTTTCCAGCCAGCACCAGCTACAGTCTTGTAGGCACCAGCTCGCTGAACCGCAACCTCTGTCTGCCCCCTGTGAGTAACCGCTCCGACTTCGCCCTGCGACACTCCTTACTAAGACACCGCATGGAGAGGCGCGAGAgggaggaggagaaggagaagGCTGCGGCTGCATTTGAAACTTCCCTGGCAGCTGTGGGAGGGGCCTCCAAGCTGGCGTCAGATTCAGTTGACTCAGACGGGGATAAGCCTAGTTATGAGCTCGATAGTCTGGAACAGCTCAATAAAGTGTTGTCACGCGTCATGGATGCTGGTGGCTATGGCGTTGATAATAGTAATGAGGAATATCCAGATTTAGAAACTGTAAATGAAATTTCTAGTGTTATTAAAGAGACTTCAGGTCAAGATGACCATATAAGTGATAAACCAGTTAATCCAGAGGAACATGACAAGACAGTCACTGAACCTGCTGTGTCTAACTGTGATAAAGGCAGTGCCAGTAAGAGTCCTGCCATTGCGAAGCGTGATTTACTCAGGTTGGGCAGTCAGACGGAGGAAGGGGCCGTTGGGGGAGTATCCAGGCCTGTAACATCCACTAAAATCAAAGACTCTTCACCTGACTATTTTCGTGAGTCCCCACGTGCCACACCCTCTTCCAAGGGCAAGTCTAAAATTAAGGACTATTCTCTTTTCGACAGCCTGCGGGACACTCTTGGGGGCAGTTCATCCCTGTCCAGGCATAGCTCCCTTGATAAGAGAAAGGAGTTTACATTAGAAAGTTTGAGTACCAGTGAAGCAAGAGTGATGTCTGGATTACTTCGTCAGGCATCCCTTGAGAAAGTTGGCTCTTCTCGGATAGGAAATGTGACTGTAACAAGTGCTAGTAGAAACAAGGTTTCTGGAAACTACACACTCGGAAGCTCTACATTCCCTGATGCTCGCATCACAACCCCAGAAGGCCGACTTATTGTATGTTATATTCAAATCTATTTATTTTGGCTAAGGCTTCAAAAGCATATAGCTTAGAGAAAAGTTTACGATTCCATTTCCTTGGTAGAACCAGTCCTTGTAACCTTATGAATGCTTGCAAAGTGTTGACGCAACGGAAGACTACATTCCATGACAACCTTAATGGAATGCTTCACTAATCACTAATAAACCGGTAATATATTAAAGATGGCAAAATGTCATGAATTGGAAAGTAATTGTTTCACTTtctcccactatagtagtgggggacatattgtttttgccctgtctgttggttggtctgttggtctgttggttggttggtttgcgccaactttaacatttgcaacaacttttgcaatattgaagatagcaacttgatattggcatgcatatgtatctcatggagctgcacatttttagtggtgaaaggtcaaggtcatccttcaaggtcaaaggtcaaatatatgggtcaaaatcgctcatttaatgtacacttgcagtatttcaatattcaagatagcaacttgataattggcatgcatgtgtatctcacggagctgcacattttgagtggtgaaaggtcaaggtcatccttcaaggtcagatgtcaaatatatgtggccaaaatcgctcattttatgagtacttttgcaatattgaagatagcaacttgatatttggcatgcatgtgtatctcatggagctgcacattttgagtggtgaaaggtcaaggtcaaggtcatccttcaaggtcagaggtcaaatatatgtggcccaaatcgcttattttatgaatacttttgcaatattgaagatagcaacttgatatttggcatgcatgtgtatctcatggagctgcacattttgagtggtgaaaggtcaaggtcaaggtcatccttcagggtcaaatatatgggtcaaaattgctcatgtaatgtcacttctgcaatattgaagctagcaattttaaatttgaattgCATGTGTAtatcttggagctgcacattttgagtggtgaagggtcaaggtcaaggtcatccttcaaggtcaaacgtcatatagggggacattgtgtttcacaaacacatcttgttgaaaaatgcagctgcagctttgatttttataaacttgtttataataatgcataaacatactaaatcattaaaaaacttccgacaaaacgtcttcataaaaaagatagtttgactatgtataaagatattgacaactacatacatagtcgaactatctttttttaaagaataaacttcttcccaagcacactaaatctagctccaggccttcagcgcctacggcgctttgattgTTATTCCGCTATTATACCTTTATATGTTATAACTTATTACttaacacataaacatacaaacaaaccaaGATGCATTCAACAAATGCTTACTGAATGTGttagccttgaccttgtgacttagacctaatgcctcataactggtttgcataatagatctcaatcagatgcaaaaacatgtaaagtttggagaaccaggtccataaaatttcattttatgagcaatgttaaagttttagggcagaaagacagacagaataaacaaaattcaaacttattctctgtatttctcgacattgaagtcacaaaatagtattataattaaataatttcaatgaaacattatatcaaatttaTGAGAAACTAGGCACTTTTCCTTtcatatatatgtacaaaaacTTTTGTGGTAGCCAGAgctttaaaatataacttacacagtatttaaacaataataaactgttttgagattttccccaattagctgatccgcaactgacatgtacacgaggtgcaatttccatgcttttatttccataaatcataAACATATACTAAAAGCACtcacaggaaaaataaataaattaataaacacattcataccaaatgtaCGAGCGTTTACCAAGGAAATGTGCTTCTAAATCGTCTTTTAATTGTTGACGCGTGTTATAGACAGACGGTGCGACGGTAAAATGACACGACTGTGATAGTTACCAAAgtgtgattttgaaataaaacaccgTTGATATAAGAAGCAAAACTGTGTAATTGCttgaaattgatcacattttccaaaaatcacagttatattgatATGGCAATATCTTTTagactaatattttaattaaatcaaagacttgattcggaattacccgagatccggaactacccgatcgactgtagctgatttgaacctatatATGTCTGTAAAAGCGTACCTTGTAccgtattaaataaattatcgtgataaatgttattgtttttatttaattcacaccaattttgacacttttttTCAGCATGTTAGGTGTTTtaatgcccctttcttcatcacaaaccgattatctcgttatgatcggatactgtccagacaaagaaaacacgatgtcataaagccagctggggacctatacttggggctatgcataaaccacatgtggtcattaaacacaatttatgacacCACCATGTCGTCTCTTTTtcatattgagcaatcatttaagccaaattGTTAATGCCgaaattattgaaaatacagatgcttaataaaatattttaacatatatgtttaaaaaatgacgACATTTGTCCGATATGGAATAACAGTAACTATATAGTGTATAGGAGGTTtcggggattccgataatgacgtcacgtttgcgcatgcttaaattttggccgtcaacactgcggccattttgctattgtttgcatttgatgaaccgcatcgtgataaggttaccaTAATAATCTCTACCTGACACATctcgcgaccctttttaagaacaacaaaaaactcagaaattgaaattatttcagaataaattgatttcaatgaatgaacacaaaatttataaggacgaaaacaaacaacaaatagattgattttatttcatcaacacgaactgatttgaacctatatgtctgtaaaaacttaccttgttacaaaataattaaatcctcttaatgtaaatgttattgtttttatttaattgtccacaccaattttgacactctttgtttcagcatttttatccCAGCGTTTGATTGCTCCTTTGTTCATCAccaaccgattatctcgatatgatcgaaTACTGTCACggcaattactaagaaaacagggtgtcataaacccggGGACCTAtaccctgcataaaccacatgtgtctggtcatttaccacaatttatgatacctccgtgtcatctcttggGATATTGAGCtgtcatttaagccaaatactTAATAGttgctttaattaaaaaattgaacatattaaacaaatatatagacATTTGTCCGACATGGATAAACAGGaagtataaaatgtataa carries:
- the LOC127869744 gene encoding uncharacterized protein LOC127869744; translation: MDKLNISKKPHRKPHPPSSGRASSRTSRLRHFPASTSYSLVGTSSLNRNLCLPPVSNRSDFALRHSLLRHRMERREREEEKEKAAAAFETSLAAVGGASKLASDSVDSDGDKPSYELDSLEQLNKVLSRVMDAGGYGVDNSNEEYPDLETVNEISSVIKETSGQDDHISDKPVNPEEHDKTVTEPAVSNCDKGSASKSPAIAKRDLLRLGSQTEEGAVGGVSRPVTSTKIKDSSPDYFRESPRATPSSKGKSKIKDYSLFDSLRDTLGGSSSLSRHSSLDKRKEFTLESLSTSEARVMSGLLRQASLEKVGSSRIGNVTVTSASRNKVSGNYTLGSSTFPDARITTPEGRLIHFYPSV